Genomic segment of Phycodurus eques isolate BA_2022a chromosome 13, UOR_Pequ_1.1, whole genome shotgun sequence:
aatattgttttacattttgcatgttctccccgtgatatagatagatatagatatagatagatatagatatagatagatagctgggataggctccagcacgcccgcgaccctcgtgaggagaagcagtacagaaaatggatggatgctttaatGGCAACTTTCTGCATGTATGTGACAGTATGCGCTACACAGACATGTGAGAACACAATCCAGTCtggcaaaacagtttaagggCCAGTCTGGATTTGCCGTTAGACACTGACAGACAGTTACTTATTTCCGGCTCGagggaaatttttttatttttagaaattattttatttttctttgcaagTGACATGATAAAAACCATAAGTGCACAGAACGTACGCGCAAGGTGGCGATTGTGAAAGGAGGGCGAAACTGAGTTTGAAGGAGAGAGTGTGCACGTGCACGCTTTTGCTTTAAGGCACATTTTTCATGGACACtgagtaaaaataacaaataaaaagtccCCCTTTCACATGTTTATGTACGTATGAGGCCTCAGGGCTTAAAGGTTGATGAAACATTCAACCAGGCTGCCTACATTTTGTTCCTCCTCCGACTCGGGCATGACTGAAATGCTGGGTGACCATTCCCAAATGTCAACAAGTGAGAGTGAGAGGGAAACCAGGAAGTACAAGTGGAATTATAGGACCAAACTAACTCTGACGCTACTTATATCCAAACACCGGTGCTAGCAGTACCCCACGCTATTCTAACCCGAAAGCAAACCGTAACCCTTAACCCCAAACATGACCCAACACTAACCTGACCTAGACTCCACCCAAACTCAAACCCAAACCCCCAAACACTAACCCTATCCCTAGTCTGACCGAAACTAAAACCAACCCAAACCCTGTCCCCAATACTGACTCAATTTGACCCAACCCTAACATTTCCCTCATCCAAGTTTACCTAAATCATAAACCAATCCCAATTGTAATTCCACCCAAactcaaaccctaacccaaacccCAAAGACACCTTAACCCATTCCCAACCCTTTCCCAGACTCTAACCCTTAACCCGACCCaaagactatcccagctgtcacacAAATCTTAACAGTAGTCCGGCCTCAAGATCAAACCTAACTCTGCCCAGACCTTAACACCGACCGTTTCCCAACCCTAACCCAAAATCCAACCCGTATCCAAACTCTCACACCTAACTTAACCCAAATACCAGCCCAACCACAACCCAACCCAGCCCTTACACAAACCCCAACACTAAACCTTTACGCAACCCAAAGATGAACTGTAAAGCTAATTTAACCAATCCAAAACCCGAAGACCAAGTATAACTCTAATCTCATAATTGATCCTAACCAGACCCAACGACCAGCCCTAAATCTACCCAATCCTAACTTTAGTTCTTGCCGGAACCCAAATTTATGAAAGCATTCAACGTATCTCATTGAATCATTAAATCGCAATAAACAGTAAATCCCAAACCCAAACACCAATCTCTAACCATAAATCAACCCAAACTCAAATGACAAGACCGAGTCTAAATCTAACTTTGCCCAAATCCTACCACTAATCCAAGAAGTGAAATTTTGGGATGTTCTTGACATGAGATGGGATGGCGGGACAATTATTTTGGCTGAGGTTTCACAAACGTTAGGAAATGTGGTTCCTCCGTGAGAcccaaatttataaaaaatggaCATATAggtacatttaaatacatatgGCATTTTGTAAACCCTactgtttgtctttatttgacACACGAGTGATGTtgtcattcttcttcttcttctcttgccAGTGTCTCAATGCTCCTCCACATTCTAAAATGAAGTTATGGAAAAGTGCTACTTTTGCCTTCATGCTCTGTGGCGCCGCCCTGTCTGTCATCCTCGTTAGAAACATGGCCACCACCGCCACGGGACCCCCCAAACCAAAGACCCAACACCAGGCCTCATAttcttcctcatcctcttcgCGCCATTCATCCTCCTCAggatcctcttcctcctcgccCACGACCACCTTGAACAAGGGTCTTCATCGGAGGACACGCTCAGCAAACAACATGAACTCTCTACTCTCAGAGTGTAAGACCcaccttcatcatcatcatcatcatcatcatcaccatcaccatCCTAACTGTTGATGCTCATGTATTAGAGTAGGTGTATAAAGGTGTTCAACCCAACTAAACCAGAACCTAACCCTTAACCATATCCCTTCCACATAATCCAAACCCTGACCGCAACACCTAACATATCCTGAACTCTTATCgcaaaacctaaccctaaccccatgAGATGAGGTGCACAAGCATGAAACGTGAAAGCTATGCTACACGACGTCACGCCACAAGCAGTTGCCGCGGCACGTTAGAGCAGGTTTTAATGTCTCCCAATAATCTGCAGGCAATTAACGCCTCATAGTTTGCGTTTTATGCTACCTTCGCTAACTTGGAGACAAGTTGTTTTTTATGACAAACTTTCCGCACTCGAGAGTCCAACCAATAAAATCTTTGTCAACACCAAGGCAGTAGTCCGCGGGAAAAATGCATTTGCGTTGTACCACCTTCGGCAAACAGAAGGCTGGAGAAAATCACGAGTTACAATTTGAAACGGTGCTATTGAGGCAATACGGATAATAGAATTATTCCCAATCCTTACCCAGAACGCCTACCCGTACCCTAACCCAAACCCTAAACCCAAACGTAAATCTAACCCTACCAAAGTCCCAACTATTCCTAAACCTAACCCATATCACCAATGCCACTAACTTGAACCCAAACCCTAACCTAATCAAAACATAACCCTAATTAAACCTCAATCCCAACCCTATAACCCCAACCTTTAACAATAACCCTAActcaaacaaaaatcacaaccTAAATAAACCCCAATCCTCCCCAAAAGCTGACTTCCTCAACCCAACACTGACCCCAGGCAGGTGTTGTTCTGTTTGCACACAATTCCAACATCCTATCAACCCGGCTGTTCTTCTGacattttctttccagtatCCATGATGTTCCAGAGCTTCACAGAAGGCGAGCTTCAGGACGTGGTGGGGACTTTACTGGACGGGAAGAGGCGGAGAAGCCGCGATCAAAGCCAGACCCGAAGGACTAAAAGAGCCCGGCGGGCAAAGCCGTGCACAGTGAGGCAGCTGGAGCTGACGGTGAGCGAGCTGGGCCTGGGCTACGACAGCGACGAGACGGTGATGCTGCGCTACTGCAGCGGCAAGTGCACGACGCAGAGGCGCAACTACGACATCACCATGGAGCACATGATGAGGACAGGCTTCCGGAAGAAGGGCCGCAAGGACAAAGTGGGCAACGGCCCCTGCTGCCGGCCCACCGCCTTCGAGAAAGACTTCTCCTTCCTGGACAACCGGAGCCGCTACCACACCATACAGAACATTTCGGCCAAGAACTGCGGCTGCGTATGACCCCGCCTGGGGAAAGAATCACTTCTTTCATGCTGCTCTAGATCTTCCGACACGGAAAACTACGCAATACAAACCCGAGATCAGGAATATGTTCAGAAGGATAACGAGTCAACAGACACACGGACAAACAGTGACCGGCGTCGGCATTTTTGTATTCTCTTTTCTATCTGTGTAGTAACACTGTAAACAGTGGTGTCACAGCTATGTAGCGACATGACGTGCGTGATGTGTTGCCGTAGTACCGTGTGACCGTGTGACTGATGCTGAGTCACGGCCCGAGTCGTCCGACGCCCTCACGACAAATATCTTTCGCGACATTGTCCCCGAGCAGGCAGAAAAGCCGTGGCAGATTTGGACCACACACAATGTGAGCAGCAGCTCTTTGTTAAGTCAcgatttatgtatttttttttttttttttgacataacACAAGACACGAGATGACTGAAGAACCCACATCTTCACCAGACATCAGCTTCTATTTATACACTTTCACTCTCCACAACCGTCAAACAATCATCTAGAAACACTTTAGATATTTCACATACACTCGAAAAGGCCAGGAACCCTAAATCAAACCATGAATCCAATTGATTTTTCAACATATCTGACATAAATTGCCAGAAGTATTGACCTCCTCAGAAGACATCATTGTCCTTTTCCGCAATTTCCCACCAATTTTTCCAGCACACCCACCGGGATTATTTCGTATTAACGAAGAATAGCCTTCCTTTTTCCTCAATATCGGACTCGCGACGGTCCAAGTATCTAAAGCAACTAACCCCAATTATTAAGACAATCATAACCCTAACCAAACCCAAACTAACCCAAATCCTAAAACCCCAATCCAAATCCCACCCCTAGCCCCAACACGGACCCTTCATCCCGACACTGAGCCATGTCCCAACCCTAGAGCTTTCCCATTCCACAATGTTCAAGCAAccttaaacaatttttttcagcGATGACTTTGTCTGAGCAAGAACCCGATTTATTTCGAATGACACCAACACCATTTAAAGCAGCTTTCTGAACAAGATCCGTCATGATGTTGAGCAATGTCCGATCCACTACACGTTGGGTTCGAAAGGCAGAGTCAACTTTGTCTCATCGCCACTCGTTGCTCCAAGCATTCGATTCCTTTATACAGGCAAGAATGTATTGATTTTGAGTCATATCGGATTCAGTATTTGCTGGGTTCAAAGGCAAAGTCATTTCTGGGCGGTTACCGCTTGCCGCTCAAACGATTTGATGACGGTTTGATTTCTGTAGCCGAGGAAGAATATTGATTTGGGCTCCAATCCGATCCAGTATACAAAGTCATCTTTTTCTCATCGCCGCGCTTTCCTCCAACGACCAGATTTCTTTATCTGAGCAAGAATCCATACATTTTGAGCCATATCCAAGTCAGTATACACCGTGTTTTCAAGGGAAAGTCCAATATCTTATGCATACACGTGAAACCCAGCATTgtctaaatattattttaatcttATGTACACAAGGTAGTACGTGTTGAGAGAACAACTTGCTCGCACAAGCGAGTTGTGCCCTTTTTTGACACTTATCGTCGTGCTAAAGAGCAAAGAGGATTTGAAGTGCAGAGGACATCGAAGGAATGCGCCGCAGAAACAATTAAAGCGATTGGGGCCTCCTCGTTACGAGTGCATGACTCATTCGCTTGGCAACAATTAAAAGAAtaactcttttaaaaaaaaaaaaaaaaaaaaaaaaagagcgagggAGAGGAGTAGTGAAAGAAAAATGCTGTCCAGACTTGTTGTCCTCTCCTCCACCGACCGACTGTTTGCTTTGGTTTGTGTTGTCCCAATTTGCCGCCCGATGTTTCGAATTCTGCTGCCCGCGAGCGTTCTCTGGAAATGCCGCGGCtctattttggtttctttttttacgGGAATTTTACGGCCGTTCCAATCGTGTCTGCACCAGACCCGCGTCAACCGCAGTCCTCCAGATTACATAATCGCAACATCGACGCTAAGTCACTTTAGAAGTGAAATTAAAGCCGTAAATTAACGATCGCGCTCGTTGTAATATCGTCCGTGGGGAACTGTATGGTTTATTGCTTTGCTGCACGCATGTTATTGATTGCAGTGTTATTACACAGGGaagaaaatatgtattattgatGAATTCTATAGTGATATTCTATTTGACTCCACTGTTATTTATTGCGTTTTGTCTAAATGACTACGAGGCTCTGCTTCCACCTTCATGCATGCATTCAAGAACACAAAGGTTTTCAAAAGCAAAGCTGcggagcctttttttttttccccactatttTCCAATCCTAAACCCAACCCGAACCCTTGTATCCCATAACTCTTATTGAACCCAAACCTCAACCCTAACTAAACCCTAAAGCCCGCCGCACACCAAGAGACGCGGAGGAAAGCAATTGTGGAAAAGTAGAACATcgtgaaaaacatttacaaagtgGCGACTCTTCGCCGAACACCAAACAATTGAGCGCCACACATctgctgcaatggaaaaactgcgaccctgtatcaGGATTTGAAGCACGACGTACAGTGTGAGGTTctgttttctatatttattGAGCCACAAAAGTGGATGTCATTATAGCTTTAGCATCCCAATCGCTTCTTCCTGGACCATCGCACCATGCTGTTTATagtttcattcaaaataataataataatactacggTACAGTTTCTTTAAAATGTTGTGTCCCCATAAGAACACTGGGAGTTGCAGCGGGTTGGTTGTGCGCGGGGTTCAATCGCCTGATATGCGGGTATGAGTTGCCAACCGTATTTTTTTCCacgattgtccagttcagtcgctTTCGGACGCGTCCctcggtgtgcggcgggcctaaTCCAAACCCAACCGTAATTGGACCCTAACCCCGCTCTAACCCAACCCCTAAACCTCCAAAAGTCACCCAAGAAGGGCCGTGCTGAATGTACAAATGCAACGATGGAAGATTTATTTGTCGTTATATCATTGGACCATTTGTgggtttgctgtttttataacACACTCTGAGGTTTTTACAATTGCAGCCAGTATGAGGCCCACACAATAGCTTCTCTGCTTCTCTGCCCCTGAGTCCCCACCCAgacaaaatgccttttttttttttctttaaatactgtacacttttctcCAAACCAAACACTTGAATGATCCTTCCACGCAGAATCGCCAAAACACTCGTAATGAATTTCGAACGAAGACGTCTCAAGTATCCGGCTGATTGCAAACGTTCTGGATTCAATTTGCGGACGTTTACACCACCGGAGCTTTGAGGTAATCCCAACCGTTGTTTGCACTCATCCCCAAAATTCCTGCCGCCATCCAAACGCCCGTCACCAGGCTGCTTGGCTTttaacggaaaaaaaaaataagctgtTGTTGCGAACGGTGAAGCGTCACCTTCCgctgtcttttgtgtttttgaacggGAAGTGCATCGTTATTGTAGTtgatattgtatatttatttgggAAGTAAATTATGGTtctgtgtatttatttagtttacatgcacacgcacacaaacacacacacagccggcTTGTTTTCATGAAGCAACTGTgccaaaacaatgtttattttcgTTCTATACTGACTGCTGAATAAACATCATTTCACAGGTAACCATTGCCGTGCTCGTTCCTCCCAAACTTTCCACTCTATAGAATCCAGCTAAAGAATGATGAAATAATAGAAACGGTTTTATCATATGTGATTTGACATAtggaaaaaatgcattatgGTGGTACATAATTATCAAATGCAATGGTAATtatttatacacatatatatatatatatatatatttcatgtctattggaatttattttactttgtttttcatttttatatcaACTAATTTTCTGCAGTTaacatttataaatataaaatcgATCATATGTtagtaatataaatatattaggAAATAGCGATAAACAGTATCTGCAAATatcaaaatgtattatatatttgtattatatttaattataaaacactaaaataatgatatatatgatatgataacaTATTTTTGACCTagcgttttgttt
This window contains:
- the LOC133411881 gene encoding neurturin isoform X2, producing MATTATGPPKPKTQHQASYSSSSSSRHSSSSGSSSSSPTTTLNKGLHRRTRSANNMNSLLSELSMMFQSFTEGELQDVVGTLLDGKRRRSRDQSQTRRTKRARRAKPCTVRQLELTVSELGLGYDSDETVMLRYCSGKCTTQRRNYDITMEHMMRTGFRKKGRKDKVGNGPCCRPTAFEKDFSFLDNRSRYHTIQNISAKNCGCV
- the LOC133411881 gene encoding neurturin isoform X1 — translated: MKLWKSATFAFMLCGAALSVILVRNMATTATGPPKPKTQHQASYSSSSSSRHSSSSGSSSSSPTTTLNKGLHRRTRSANNMNSLLSELSMMFQSFTEGELQDVVGTLLDGKRRRSRDQSQTRRTKRARRAKPCTVRQLELTVSELGLGYDSDETVMLRYCSGKCTTQRRNYDITMEHMMRTGFRKKGRKDKVGNGPCCRPTAFEKDFSFLDNRSRYHTIQNISAKNCGCV